A window of the Desulfurobacterium atlanticum genome harbors these coding sequences:
- the hisE gene encoding phosphoribosyl-ATP diphosphatase: MDFCKVIEELYETIQKRKAEMPEDSYTASLFKKGEDKILQKVGEEAVEVILAFKSGKKEDIVYEISDLIYHLTVAMVDKGVTFEDISSELKRRMR; the protein is encoded by the coding sequence ATGGATTTTTGTAAGGTTATAGAGGAACTTTATGAAACTATACAGAAAAGAAAGGCAGAAATGCCAGAAGATTCATATACTGCTTCTCTTTTTAAAAAAGGAGAAGATAAAATTCTTCAAAAAGTTGGAGAGGAAGCAGTAGAGGTGATTCTTGCTTTTAAATCGGGAAAAAAAGAGGATATTGTTTATGAGATTTCTGACCTTATTTACCATCTAACAGTTGCGATGGTTGATAAAGGGGTGACTTTTGAAGATATATCTTCAGAGCTTAAAAGAAGGATGAGGTAA
- a CDS encoding aspartate kinase produces MLVVQKFGGTSMGSIDRIKHVASRVIEEKSKGNDVVVVVSAMSGETDRLIQLVKEITSEPSERDMDFVVATGEQVSAGLLSITLNSLGYDAVSLTGWQAGIKTDKAFTKARILEIDTDRIRNYLKNGKIVVITGFQGITEEGDITTLGRGGSDTSAVAIAAALKADRCDIYTDVDGVYTADPRIVENARKIDVISYEEMLELASLGAKVLQIRSVEFAMKYKVPLRVRSTFTTDEGTLIKEEDAEMEKVVVRGIAHNKNEARITVERVPDKPGIAAKLFEALAEANIPVDMIVQNVSVDGYTDISFTVDKNDISKAQKITEKVAEEIGARGVITDDKIAKVSIVGLGMRNHAGVAGKVFDTLAKYGINILMISTSEIKISCIIEEKFTELAVRVLHEAFNLDK; encoded by the coding sequence GTGTTAGTGGTTCAAAAATTTGGTGGAACATCAATGGGAAGCATAGATAGAATAAAGCACGTAGCATCAAGAGTTATAGAGGAAAAAAGTAAAGGGAACGATGTTGTGGTCGTTGTTTCTGCAATGTCAGGAGAAACTGACAGATTAATCCAGCTTGTAAAAGAGATAACCTCTGAACCTTCAGAAAGGGATATGGACTTTGTTGTGGCTACAGGAGAGCAGGTTTCAGCAGGTCTTCTTTCAATAACCCTTAACAGTCTTGGATATGATGCAGTTTCTTTAACAGGCTGGCAGGCGGGAATAAAGACAGATAAGGCGTTTACAAAAGCAAGAATTCTTGAGATAGACACAGATAGAATTAGAAATTATTTGAAAAACGGGAAAATTGTTGTAATCACAGGATTTCAGGGAATAACTGAAGAAGGTGATATAACAACCCTTGGAAGGGGCGGTTCTGATACCTCAGCTGTTGCAATTGCTGCAGCCCTTAAAGCCGATAGATGTGACATCTATACCGATGTTGACGGTGTTTACACTGCAGACCCCAGAATAGTTGAAAACGCCAGAAAAATTGATGTTATCTCATACGAAGAGATGCTTGAACTTGCATCCCTTGGAGCAAAAGTTCTGCAGATACGCTCTGTAGAGTTTGCAATGAAGTACAAAGTTCCGTTAAGAGTCCGTTCAACATTCACAACAGATGAAGGAACGCTTATAAAGGAGGAAGATGCAGAAATGGAAAAGGTGGTTGTTAGAGGAATTGCCCATAATAAAAACGAAGCAAGGATAACTGTTGAAAGAGTTCCTGATAAACCGGGTATTGCTGCAAAACTGTTTGAGGCACTGGCAGAAGCAAACATACCTGTTGATATGATAGTTCAAAACGTTTCCGTTGATGGATATACAGATATCTCCTTTACAGTGGATAAAAACGACATATCCAAAGCTCAAAAAATAACCGAAAAAGTGGCAGAAGAGATAGGAGCAAGAGGAGTAATAACCGATGATAAAATTGCAAAAGTTTCTATAGTAGGACTTGGAATGAGAAATCACGCCGGTGTAGCCGGAAAGGTATTTGATACATTGGCAAAATACGGAATAAATATCCTTATGATATCCACATCAGAAATTAAAATCTCCTGCATAATAGAGGAAAAGTTTACAGAGCTTGCTGTAAGAGTTCTTCATGAAGCATTTAACCTTGACAAGTAA
- a CDS encoding PaaI family thioesterase: MINTHKKINQKLCGKPISIAENVAEVVLKLTDEMAADEKGLVHGGFIFGLADYAAMLAVNHPNVVLGAATVKFLKPVVVGDELRAVAKVVEAKGKKYKVLVKVKKGDDVVFEGEFIAIVPDTHVLDR, encoded by the coding sequence ATGATAAACACTCACAAAAAAATTAACCAGAAACTTTGTGGTAAACCTATAAGTATTGCTGAGAATGTTGCAGAAGTTGTTTTAAAACTTACTGATGAGATGGCGGCTGATGAAAAAGGGCTTGTTCACGGTGGGTTTATTTTTGGTCTTGCAGACTATGCTGCAATGCTTGCTGTAAATCATCCAAATGTGGTTCTTGGGGCAGCTACAGTTAAGTTTCTTAAGCCTGTTGTTGTGGGAGATGAGTTGAGAGCGGTTGCTAAAGTTGTTGAGGCGAAAGGAAAAAAGTATAAGGTTCTGGTGAAAGTTAAGAAAGGTGATGATGTTGTTTTTGAAGGAGAATTTATAGCTATAGTACCGGATACCCATGTTCTGGATAGATGA
- a CDS encoding ammonium transporter, with product MRTGKAALQSLMLALAMFSPAFAAGKIDSGDTAWLLISTALVVMMTPAGLAMFYAGMSRAKNILNTIGMSYVSYAVASVVWVVIGYSLAFGNDIGGFIGGLNHLFLSGIGVNDVSGTIPALLFVSFQMAFAGIAIAIVSGSVIERMKFSAWIIFSALWIVFVYAPIAHWVWGDGGWLLKMDALDFAGGAVIHINAGITGLVLAYLVGKRKGYGKKPFFPSSIALTALGVGLLWFGWFGFNGGSALAANQSAALALITTNTAAAMGALTWMIVEWVRDGHPTVLGIVSGVVAGLVGITPAAGFVNVLGALIIGITSAIVGYFGVAVLKPKLGYDDSLDAFGVHGLCGIWGALATGLFADPSVSGKAGLFFGNVEQFIVQLISVVAVIAYSGIVSFIVAMVVKGIVGLRVDEEEEFDGLDKAVHGERGFELE from the coding sequence ATGAGGACAGGAAAAGCCGCTTTACAAAGCCTGATGCTGGCACTCGCTATGTTTTCTCCAGCATTTGCTGCCGGAAAAATTGACAGCGGAGATACAGCATGGCTTTTGATCTCCACTGCACTTGTTGTGATGATGACCCCCGCAGGGCTTGCTATGTTCTATGCGGGAATGTCAAGGGCAAAAAACATTCTTAATACAATCGGTATGAGCTATGTTTCCTACGCTGTTGCAAGTGTAGTGTGGGTAGTTATTGGCTACTCTCTTGCTTTTGGAAATGACATTGGTGGATTTATTGGAGGACTCAACCATCTCTTTCTCTCCGGGATAGGTGTTAATGATGTGTCAGGAACAATTCCAGCTTTACTTTTTGTGTCTTTCCAGATGGCTTTTGCAGGAATAGCAATTGCTATTGTGAGTGGTTCTGTAATTGAAAGGATGAAGTTTTCAGCATGGATAATATTTTCAGCACTGTGGATAGTTTTCGTTTATGCACCTATTGCTCACTGGGTATGGGGTGATGGTGGGTGGCTTTTAAAGATGGATGCCCTTGATTTTGCTGGTGGTGCTGTTATCCATATAAATGCGGGAATTACAGGTCTTGTTCTTGCGTATCTTGTAGGAAAGAGGAAAGGATACGGGAAAAAGCCGTTTTTCCCTTCAAGTATCGCTTTAACTGCTCTTGGTGTAGGCCTTCTTTGGTTTGGATGGTTTGGTTTTAACGGAGGTTCTGCCCTTGCGGCAAATCAATCTGCAGCTCTTGCTCTTATAACGACAAATACTGCTGCCGCCATGGGTGCTCTTACATGGATGATTGTTGAATGGGTTAGAGATGGCCATCCGACAGTTCTTGGAATTGTTTCTGGTGTTGTGGCAGGTCTTGTAGGTATTACTCCTGCTGCTGGTTTTGTAAATGTTTTAGGAGCGTTGATTATAGGTATTACTTCAGCGATAGTTGGTTATTTTGGCGTTGCTGTTTTGAAGCCAAAGCTTGGGTATGATGATTCTCTTGACGCTTTTGGTGTTCACGGTCTTTGTGGTATATGGGGAGCTCTTGCCACAGGACTTTTTGCCGATCCATCTGTAAGTGGAAAAGCAGGACTCTTTTTTGGAAATGTAGAGCAGTTTATCGTTCAACTTATTTCTGTGGTTGCTGTTATTGCTTATTCAGGTATAGTTTCATTTATTGTTGCAATGGTTGTTAAAGGTATTGTTGGACTTCGTGTTGATGAAGAGGAGGAATTTGACGGACTTGATAAAGCTGTTCACGGAGAGAGAGGTTTTGAACTTGAATAA
- the cimA gene encoding citramalate synthase produces the protein MVYIYDTTLRDGAQAKGVSFSLEDKLRITSALDDLGIHYIEGGWPGSNPKDLAYFKEVKKLNLKTSKIVAFSSTKRAGIKIENDANIKTLIEAETPAITIFGKSWDLHVKEALKISLEENLELIYETITYLKKYTDEVFFDAEHFFDGFKENPEYSIKALKAAEEAGANCIVLADTNGGTLWYEVEEIIDKVKEVISAPLGIHAHNDSDMAVVNSLIAVRKGAVQIQGTINGLGERTGNANLCSIIPNLVLKMKVESISKENLKKLYSVSRLVSELANRPHPENLPYVGENAFAHKAGVHVSAVEKNPRTYEHINPELVGNKRIITVSELSGRSNIINKAKELGIELDKASPKVKAVLEKIKELEAQGYQFEGAEASFELLLKEALGLTRKYFELKGFRVLTEKRSENEEAYAEATIKVEIPEEIAKERNLPERVEHTAADGRGPVEALDKALRKALEKFYPSLKEVKLTDYKVRILNETAGTEASPRVLIESTDGKNKWGTVGVSPNIIEASWLALIDAIKYKLMKDEEEKK, from the coding sequence ATGGTTTATATCTACGATACAACATTAAGAGACGGAGCACAGGCCAAAGGCGTCTCTTTCTCTTTAGAGGATAAACTCAGAATCACTTCGGCCCTTGACGACCTTGGAATTCACTATATTGAAGGCGGCTGGCCCGGGTCAAACCCAAAAGACCTTGCCTACTTTAAAGAAGTTAAAAAACTAAATCTCAAAACCTCAAAAATTGTTGCTTTTTCATCTACAAAAAGAGCAGGTATAAAGATAGAAAATGACGCAAATATAAAAACTTTGATAGAAGCAGAAACTCCAGCCATAACAATATTTGGAAAAAGCTGGGACTTACACGTAAAAGAAGCTCTGAAAATTTCACTGGAAGAAAATCTTGAACTTATATATGAGACCATTACCTACCTTAAAAAATACACAGATGAGGTGTTTTTTGATGCAGAACACTTTTTTGATGGTTTCAAAGAAAATCCCGAATATTCCATTAAAGCTTTAAAAGCGGCCGAAGAAGCAGGAGCTAACTGTATAGTTCTTGCAGACACAAACGGAGGAACTCTGTGGTATGAAGTGGAAGAAATTATAGACAAAGTAAAAGAAGTTATCTCTGCTCCACTTGGAATTCACGCCCATAACGACTCAGATATGGCAGTGGTAAACTCCCTTATCGCTGTTAGAAAAGGAGCCGTTCAAATTCAGGGAACCATAAACGGCCTTGGAGAAAGGACGGGAAATGCAAACCTGTGTTCAATAATACCCAATCTCGTTTTAAAGATGAAAGTAGAAAGCATAAGTAAGGAGAATCTTAAAAAGCTATACTCTGTTTCAAGACTTGTTTCTGAACTTGCAAACAGACCGCATCCTGAAAATCTCCCTTATGTGGGAGAAAATGCATTCGCCCACAAAGCAGGAGTTCACGTATCTGCTGTAGAGAAAAATCCAAGAACATACGAACATATAAATCCTGAACTTGTAGGAAACAAGAGAATTATTACAGTTTCAGAACTCTCTGGAAGAAGCAACATAATAAACAAAGCAAAAGAACTGGGAATAGAGCTTGACAAAGCATCTCCAAAAGTTAAAGCTGTTCTTGAAAAGATAAAAGAACTGGAAGCACAGGGCTACCAATTTGAAGGTGCTGAAGCATCTTTTGAACTTCTTTTAAAAGAAGCACTTGGACTAACAAGAAAATATTTTGAACTAAAAGGGTTTAGAGTATTAACAGAAAAACGCTCAGAGAACGAGGAAGCCTATGCAGAAGCAACAATAAAAGTGGAAATCCCAGAAGAAATAGCAAAAGAAAGAAATCTGCCTGAAAGGGTGGAACACACTGCCGCTGATGGAAGAGGTCCTGTAGAAGCCCTTGACAAAGCACTAAGAAAGGCTCTTGAAAAGTTCTACCCGAGTCTAAAAGAAGTAAAACTGACAGACTACAAAGTTAGAATACTAAATGAAACCGCAGGAACAGAAGCATCACCAAGAGTTTTAATTGAATCAACTGACGGAAAAAATAAATGGGGAACTGTTGGAGTTTCTCCAAACATCATAGAAGCATCATGGCTTGCATTAATTGATGCCATAAAATATAAACTTATGAAAGATGAAGAAGAAAAAAAATAA
- a CDS encoding ammonium transporter — MATAELFQNVNALTGLVEALKNLSNALDVFYLVVMGALVFIMQWGFAMLEGGQARAKNANNVMMKNILDFMVGGVLWLFIGYCIVAYGSDFGQWGSWIKDIFSAEAGIANNGLGLAEWFFGLVFCATAATIISGGVAERINFTAYVILSILVTGLLYPIWVHIGPWGAGILPYHDYAGSLNVHALGGALGLGAIIALGPRIGRFKIKDGKRIPVPIPGHNVPMAIFGAFCLAFGWYGFNVGSSIYLKDISGLVAVTTTMAMCAGAISAMIVSKFDPLATANGFLAGLVAICSGTDVVSPFGAIVIGLIAGAQVPIVFSLLEKLGIDDACGIFPVHFGGGAVGAILAGVFGTKALGGLGDVNLIQQVIATVLCLVYGVIAGYIAAKVAGALGGGLRVPVEWEQEGLDITEHHLKAYHDEDPVSMAAYEKAKRGEVA; from the coding sequence ATGGCGACAGCCGAACTGTTTCAAAATGTGAATGCCCTTACAGGGCTGGTAGAAGCTCTCAAAAACCTTTCAAATGCTCTTGATGTATTCTATCTTGTAGTTATGGGAGCCCTGGTATTTATTATGCAGTGGGGCTTTGCCATGCTTGAAGGTGGACAGGCGAGGGCTAAAAACGCCAACAACGTTATGATGAAGAACATTCTTGATTTTATGGTTGGTGGTGTTCTGTGGCTTTTTATCGGTTACTGTATCGTTGCTTACGGTTCCGATTTTGGTCAGTGGGGAAGCTGGATAAAGGATATTTTCAGTGCTGAGGCTGGAATTGCAAATAATGGTCTTGGCCTTGCTGAGTGGTTCTTCGGTCTTGTGTTCTGTGCTACAGCAGCTACCATTATTTCTGGTGGTGTTGCGGAAAGGATAAACTTTACAGCTTATGTAATTCTTTCTATCCTTGTTACAGGTTTACTCTACCCTATCTGGGTTCATATTGGTCCCTGGGGTGCAGGAATTCTTCCATACCATGACTATGCTGGTAGCTTAAACGTTCATGCTCTTGGGGGTGCGCTTGGTCTTGGTGCGATAATAGCTCTTGGTCCACGTATCGGAAGATTTAAAATTAAAGATGGCAAAAGAATTCCTGTTCCAATACCAGGACACAACGTTCCAATGGCTATATTTGGTGCTTTCTGTCTTGCTTTTGGATGGTACGGATTTAACGTGGGTAGTTCTATCTATCTTAAAGATATTTCAGGTCTTGTAGCTGTAACAACCACAATGGCTATGTGTGCAGGTGCTATATCTGCTATGATAGTTTCAAAGTTTGATCCACTTGCAACAGCTAACGGTTTTCTTGCAGGCCTTGTTGCTATCTGTTCAGGAACAGATGTTGTTAGTCCATTTGGTGCTATAGTTATAGGTCTTATTGCTGGTGCGCAGGTACCTATAGTATTTTCTCTACTTGAAAAGCTTGGAATTGATGATGCTTGCGGTATATTCCCGGTTCACTTTGGTGGTGGTGCTGTAGGTGCTATACTTGCAGGTGTATTTGGAACAAAAGCTTTAGGTGGACTTGGTGATGTTAACCTTATCCAGCAGGTGATTGCTACTGTTCTTTGCCTTGTTTACGGTGTAATTGCAGGTTACATAGCTGCTAAAGTTGCAGGTGCTCTTGGTGGTGGACTTAGAGTTCCTGTTGAGTGGGAGCAGGAAGGACTTGATATTACTGAACACCATCTAAAAGCTTACCATGATGAGGACCCGGTTTCCATGGCTGCTTATGAAAAGGCTAAAAGAGGTGAAGTTGCATAA
- the hisI gene encoding phosphoribosyl-AMP cyclohydrolase gives MKIKVNGEILEQIDFEKGNGLVPVVVQDETTKDVLMVAYANRDAIDKTIETGYAHYYSRSRNKLWKKGETSGNLQRVKKILLDCDGDTVIYIVEQNGVACHTGRWSCFFRTVATEE, from the coding sequence TTGAAGATTAAGGTTAATGGAGAAATTTTAGAACAGATAGATTTTGAAAAAGGTAATGGTCTTGTTCCTGTTGTTGTTCAGGATGAAACCACAAAAGATGTTTTGATGGTAGCATACGCTAATCGTGATGCTATTGATAAAACAATTGAAACAGGTTATGCCCATTACTACTCAAGGAGTAGAAATAAACTCTGGAAGAAAGGGGAAACTTCCGGAAATTTACAGAGAGTGAAGAAGATTCTACTTGATTGTGATGGTGATACTGTTATTTATATTGTGGAACAGAATGGAGTTGCCTGTCATACAGGAAGATGGAGTTGCTTTTTTAGAACAGTTGCTACGGAGGAGTGA
- a CDS encoding ABC transporter permease translates to MNLKKIQLYLGISIVIFLFAIAIFGPFVAPYDPIAISNATFSPPSASHIFGTDALGRDIFSRVLYGARISLLVSLLAVFIGVAIGTFLGLVAGFFGGKIDKLIVLFMDAMYAFPGLLLAITFTAFLGQGIGNVALAIAIAFVPTYFRLVRNQVLSIKREPFVEAAEVFKVPLWKTVFVYVLLPVVPTLAGILALSIGDAILTEAGLSYLGLGVPPPTPDWGADLSTGQQYILQDYWWCFIFPGIAIFLAVLGFALIGDYLSEEKL, encoded by the coding sequence ATGAATTTAAAGAAAATTCAGCTTTACCTTGGAATTTCTATAGTGATATTTCTTTTTGCCATTGCTATTTTTGGACCTTTTGTTGCACCGTATGATCCGATAGCCATATCAAATGCTACATTTTCTCCTCCTTCTGCTTCCCATATCTTTGGAACCGATGCACTTGGAAGGGATATATTTTCGCGGGTTCTTTACGGAGCCAGAATATCTCTTCTTGTTTCGCTTCTTGCTGTTTTTATAGGTGTTGCTATTGGGACATTTCTTGGACTTGTGGCAGGATTCTTTGGTGGGAAAATTGATAAACTGATTGTTCTTTTTATGGATGCGATGTATGCGTTTCCTGGATTACTTCTTGCAATAACATTTACAGCGTTTTTAGGGCAGGGAATAGGAAATGTAGCTCTTGCTATTGCCATAGCTTTTGTTCCCACCTATTTCAGGCTTGTAAGGAACCAGGTGTTATCCATAAAGAGAGAGCCTTTTGTAGAGGCGGCAGAAGTTTTTAAAGTGCCTTTGTGGAAAACAGTTTTTGTTTATGTTCTTCTTCCTGTTGTTCCCACTCTTGCTGGTATTCTTGCTCTTTCTATAGGTGATGCGATTTTGACAGAGGCAGGACTTTCCTATCTTGGTTTGGGTGTTCCGCCACCTACTCCTGACTGGGGAGCGGATCTTTCCACAGGCCAGCAGTACATACTTCAGGATTACTGGTGGTGTTTTATATTCCCCGGTATAGCTATATTTCTTGCAGTTCTTGGATTTGCGTTGATAGGAGATTACTTGTCAGAGGAAAAACTATGA
- the fmt gene encoding methionyl-tRNA formyltransferase — protein MDKLKVVFMGTPDFAVPSLKALVESGKFDVPLVITQPDKPAGRGKRLTPPAVKKFALEKGIPVIQPEKIKENRELFEILKEISPDFIVVAAYGKILPVELLNIPLIAPVNVHASLLPKYRGASPIQSAILNGEKETGVTIMRVRERLDSGEIYIQEKTEISDEDTAETLHDRLSVMGGKLLVEALPRIASGELKPIPQNESEATYCGQIKKEDGLIDWSEPAKAIFNKIRAFTPWPSAFTYFNGKLLKIMKAKPVGSGSCDATGKVVSVDDEGFTVSTGDGFLKILKVKPEGRKEMEACDFIRGYRVKEGDILGGKE, from the coding sequence ATGGATAAACTGAAAGTTGTCTTTATGGGAACGCCGGATTTTGCAGTTCCTTCCCTTAAGGCTCTTGTTGAAAGTGGGAAGTTTGATGTTCCGCTTGTTATTACGCAGCCTGATAAACCTGCAGGAAGGGGAAAGAGGTTAACTCCACCTGCTGTAAAAAAGTTTGCACTTGAAAAGGGGATTCCTGTTATTCAGCCGGAAAAGATAAAAGAAAACCGGGAGCTTTTTGAGATTTTAAAGGAGATTTCTCCAGACTTCATTGTTGTGGCGGCTTACGGAAAGATTTTACCTGTTGAGCTTCTTAATATTCCTTTGATAGCTCCTGTTAATGTTCACGCTTCTTTACTTCCAAAATATAGGGGGGCTTCTCCTATTCAATCAGCAATCTTAAATGGTGAGAAGGAAACGGGTGTTACCATAATGAGAGTTAGGGAGAGGCTTGATTCTGGAGAGATATATATTCAGGAGAAAACGGAAATTTCCGATGAAGATACAGCAGAGACGCTTCACGATAGACTTTCTGTGATGGGCGGAAAACTTCTTGTAGAGGCTCTTCCCCGTATAGCTTCAGGTGAATTAAAACCGATTCCTCAAAATGAAAGTGAAGCAACCTATTGCGGGCAAATAAAGAAAGAGGATGGCCTTATAGACTGGAGTGAGCCTGCTAAAGCTATTTTTAATAAGATTAGAGCGTTTACTCCCTGGCCTTCTGCATTTACATATTTTAACGGAAAACTCCTTAAAATTATGAAGGCAAAACCTGTTGGTAGTGGTAGTTGTGATGCCACGGGAAAAGTGGTTTCTGTTGATGACGAAGGATTTACTGTTTCAACGGGTGATGGTTTCTTGAAAATATTGAAGGTGAAACCTGAAGGCAGGAAAGAGATGGAAGCTTGCGATTTTATTAGAGGTTATAGAGTTAAAGAGGGAGATATTTTAGGAGGTAAAGAATGA
- a CDS encoding ABC transporter ATP-binding protein — MIKVEDLTIVYPNGFKAVQNVSFKIEEREVFALVGESGCGKSTTAHALIRLLPKGSRIYGKFFLKDREIFSLKESEMRQVRGKDIGMVFQDPLNALNPLVKIKDHFFEVFAAHKVKEKKEKLLERIKFLFDFIDLPFEKVNAFPFELSGGQRQRVMFALALVMNPSLLILDEPTTALDVLAQKKVLGLIEKTKREFNSAALIITHDMGVVNKVADKVAVMYKGMIMEMGNKDKILYEPIHPYTKLLISCVPKFDIHDLFIPEIPIEDRDVEGCPFAPRCPLAKERCFKEKPSIKEVAGRKVACFEV; from the coding sequence ATGATAAAGGTTGAAGATTTAACAATCGTTTACCCTAACGGTTTTAAAGCTGTTCAAAATGTTTCTTTTAAGATAGAAGAAAGAGAAGTTTTTGCTCTTGTTGGAGAGAGTGGCTGTGGAAAATCAACTACAGCTCATGCACTTATAAGGCTATTACCAAAAGGTAGTAGGATTTACGGAAAGTTTTTTTTGAAAGATAGGGAGATTTTTTCCTTAAAAGAAAGTGAAATGAGGCAGGTAAGGGGAAAAGATATAGGTATGGTGTTTCAGGACCCCCTCAATGCTCTTAATCCCCTTGTGAAAATAAAAGATCATTTTTTTGAGGTTTTTGCAGCCCATAAAGTTAAGGAGAAGAAAGAGAAGCTTCTTGAAAGAATAAAATTTCTTTTTGATTTTATAGATTTGCCTTTTGAAAAGGTTAATGCTTTTCCTTTTGAGCTTTCAGGAGGGCAGAGGCAGAGGGTTATGTTTGCTCTTGCTCTTGTTATGAATCCTTCTTTACTGATTCTTGATGAACCTACAACAGCTCTGGATGTTTTAGCACAGAAAAAGGTTTTAGGTCTTATAGAGAAAACAAAAAGAGAGTTTAACTCTGCCGCTCTCATAATCACTCATGATATGGGGGTTGTGAATAAAGTTGCAGATAAAGTTGCCGTTATGTATAAAGGTATGATTATGGAAATGGGGAATAAGGATAAAATTTTGTATGAACCTATTCATCCTTATACAAAGCTTCTTATATCCTGTGTTCCGAAGTTTGATATTCATGACCTTTTCATTCCGGAGATTCCAATAGAAGATAGAGATGTTGAAGGATGTCCATTTGCTCCAAGGTGTCCACTTGCTAAAGAGCGGTGCTTCAAAGAAAAACCTTCCATTAAAGAGGTTGCCGGAAGGAAGGTTGCTTGTTTTGAAGTTTAA
- a CDS encoding ABC transporter permease, with protein sequence MKGLLKYIGYRLLSSVVMIFIMVTLVFFLLRVLPGDPVQALTGGKAPPEVVQQLREQLGLNLPIYKQYIRFLSDVIHGNLGTSIVTGENVKTELLERFPATFELAIVSVILSAGFGIVLGIESAKREGTLFDFITKLVALSFYAIPIFFVGIVMQYIFGVKLGWFPISGRIDPLNEPDKVITGLYLVDTLLTHNFEGFVDALKHIVLPAFSLALVLFSVIYRITRGNMILQLKKEYVKAARARGLKERRVVYYHAFKNAFIPIFTLIGLQFASLLGGAILTENVFSWPGLGSYLIERIGYRDFPAIQGAILFYAVIVVFISIGIDIICALINPKIKYE encoded by the coding sequence GTGAAAGGACTTTTAAAGTATATCGGTTACAGGCTTTTGTCTTCGGTAGTGATGATATTTATTATGGTTACTCTTGTGTTTTTTCTTTTAAGGGTGCTTCCAGGAGACCCTGTTCAGGCACTTACAGGTGGAAAAGCACCGCCGGAGGTGGTTCAGCAGTTAAGGGAACAGCTTGGGTTGAATCTGCCGATTTATAAGCAGTATATAAGGTTTCTTTCCGATGTTATTCACGGAAACCTTGGAACATCTATAGTGACAGGTGAAAATGTTAAAACAGAGCTTCTTGAAAGATTTCCTGCGACATTTGAGCTTGCAATTGTGAGTGTTATTCTTTCTGCAGGATTTGGGATAGTTCTTGGTATAGAAAGTGCAAAGAGGGAAGGGACACTGTTTGATTTTATTACAAAGCTTGTAGCCCTCTCATTTTATGCCATACCTATATTTTTTGTAGGTATTGTTATGCAGTATATTTTTGGTGTTAAACTTGGATGGTTTCCTATTTCTGGAAGGATAGATCCTCTTAATGAGCCTGATAAGGTCATTACAGGGCTGTATCTTGTTGATACTCTTCTAACTCACAATTTTGAAGGTTTTGTTGATGCTTTAAAACATATTGTTCTGCCAGCTTTTTCTCTTGCTCTTGTTCTTTTCTCTGTGATATACAGAATTACAAGAGGAAACATGATTCTTCAGTTAAAAAAAGAGTATGTTAAAGCTGCAAGAGCAAGGGGCTTAAAAGAGAGAAGGGTTGTTTACTATCATGCTTTTAAAAACGCTTTTATTCCGATTTTCACCCTTATAGGTCTTCAGTTTGCAAGTCTTTTAGGCGGTGCGATTTTAACTGAAAATGTTTTCTCCTGGCCGGGACTTGGTTCCTATTTGATTGAGAGGATAGGCTACAGGGATTTCCCTGCGATTCAGGGAGCTATACTGTTTTATGCGGTTATAGTGGTGTTTATTTCAATAGGTATAGATATTATATGTGCTTTAATTAACCCAAAAATAAAGTATGAGTAG
- a CDS encoding P-II family nitrogen regulator produces the protein MKKIEAVIKPFKIEAVKDALMAIGVKGMTVEEVRGFGKQKGHAELYRGAEYVIDFIPKLKISVVVPDSICEKVVETIVESARTGRIGDGKVFVIPVEDAIRVRTGERGETVLQ, from the coding sequence ATGAAGAAAATTGAAGCGGTGATAAAGCCTTTTAAGATTGAAGCGGTTAAGGATGCTCTTATGGCAATAGGTGTTAAGGGGATGACTGTTGAAGAGGTAAGAGGATTTGGTAAGCAGAAAGGACATGCTGAACTTTACCGCGGTGCAGAGTATGTTATCGATTTTATTCCAAAACTAAAAATAAGTGTTGTTGTTCCTGATAGTATCTGTGAAAAGGTTGTTGAGACCATTGTTGAATCGGCGAGGACAGGGAGAATCGGAGATGGGAAAGTGTTTGTTATTCCTGTTGAAGATGCAATAAGAGTTAGAACCGGTGAAAGGGGAGAAACTGTTCTGCAATAA